The genomic window AGTGTGGCAAAAAAAAATGATACTAACCAAAAATTAGCGTCGAACTTATGTCCAATCGATGAGTATCTTTGATGTCACAGCCAGGCAGTAATGGTGAAAGAAATTTTGCGCGGTCGACACGTGGATTTAGCTGGCTAACCGTACACGTGTGCCGATCACATGGTCGGGGAAGGAACCGCGCGATCTCGTCTACGGCTGAAGCATGTCGATTCTGTTGACGGATATATACCGCAGAAAGCCATGGGAAAGAATTGGCCACGCAGGGACAGAACGGCATGGATTGGATGTGGGTTACCGATTAATCAACATCTGAATGCGACATGAGTTTCAAGAAGAAATAAACTGAATGTGACATGGCGAGTGCTGCATTCTCTGAATCAAGTTTCAGCCAACCAAATATGGCACCTGACGTTTGTGGCAAGAGACTAAACTAGGCTCAGTGTCCTGGAAGGTTCTCACCATCGTCCATTTGTCAgctaaaaatgaaaaaaaggatgggacACCTATTGCCAGGATTCAGAAAGAAAGGAAAGTAGCACCTGAATGCATATGTACAGCATGCGTGTGGTTCTGTCTCTGATTGTGGAGAAGTGAGAATTCTTCAAGTAAAAACACAATGTATGTAaatgaaaaacaaaggaagaagcaaAAGGAGGTTGGCATCAGTTGCATCCAGATCACGCAAGATGTGGAGCAACGACGGCCAAACCACCCCAAAAACATATGCCTCATCACATGCATTGTTGCACCCTCAACCCAGCAAACTGGTCGATTACGGAAAACCTAACGTCTTGGCTCGGAGACATCAACCGTGATGGCCACATGCGCGGCCCAAGCTAAGTGGTCACCAGCCCAACACCTCACCCACCCCACTCCTTGTTAAACAAGCCAATCATGGATATGACATTCAATTACTACTATTCACATAATGCAATGCACCAGCAAGCAGTTCCCATCACGAAAGACACATGTAATTGTTGCACAGAAAGATGGAAGGCTGGGATGGAAGGCTAGGATGTGTGGATGGATTCATTCAGAGCAGGCCGGTGAGGCTCCCCCTGCCTACAAATAGCACCAGAAACCACAGCCATCCAACACAACGTACCTGGCTTATTATTAGGCGGCCTGTTCCAGCTCCAGAGAGGGAAGGGCGAGCTCCTGGCCTCATGTCGCGAGGAAAGCTCTAGCCACCGCAGACTATTCTTCTCTCCCACCATCCTCTCCTTCATCCTTGGAGGATTCTGAGAAAACAGACCAGTCGTGTATTAGTTTTCCCCCCAATCACAGCACGCTCTCGCCCTTCACCTCTCCTCCCTCTCGGGGAGGGAGGGACACAGAGGCACGAAGTGGCGCAGAGTAGACGCTTGTGACAACCCAATTTACCTCCACCAGCTTGCTGCTGCTCTTGTGCACAAGGATCCGATAGGATGGAGAGGAAGTCCACCATTCTCATGAACCGGTACGAGCTTGGTCGTATGCTCGGGCAAGGCACCTTCGCCAAGGTGTACCATGCGCGGAGCCTTGCGACCAACCAGAGCGTCGCCATCAAGGTCATTGACAAGGAGAAGGTGTTGCGTGTCGGCATGATTGACCAGATCAAGCGGGAGATCTCCATCATGCGCCTGGTTCGTCATCCAAACATCGTCCAGCTGCATGAGGTCATGGCCAGCAAGAGCAAGATATACTTTGCCATGGAGTATGTCCGGGGCGGCGAGCTCTTTGCCAGGGTGGCCAAGGGCCGGCTCAAGGAAGATGCTGCAAGGAAGTACTTTCAACAGTTGATAGGGGCTGTGGACTTCTGCCACAGCCGTGATGTCTATCACCGGGACCTCAAGCCGGAGAACCTCCTCGTGGATGAGCACGGAAACCTCAAGGTGTCCGACTTCGGGTTGAGTGCCCTCAAGGAGTGTCAGAAGCAAGATGGGCTGCTGCACACAACGTGCGGCACACCTGCATATGTTGCGCCAGAGATAATCAACAAGAAGGGCTATGATGGAGAAAAGGCAGACATATGGTCTTGCGGTGTCATACTTTTTGTTCTGCTTGCTGGCTACCTCCCATTCCAAGACTCAAATTTGATGGAGATGTACCGGAAGATCAGCAAAGGTGATGTCAGGTATCCACAGTGGTTCAGTTCTGATGCCCGGAAGATTCTATCCAGGCTGCTCGACCCAAATCCAAACACAAGGATCACCATGGACAAGCTCATTGAGCACCCGTGGTTCAAGAAAGGGTACAAACCAGCAGTGACTCTGGCAACGCCACGTGCCTCAAAGGATCTTAATGATGTCCAGGCTGCTTTCAGCACGGACCGCAAGGATGGTGAAGGCAACAGGGCACAACAACCAAATAGCCCATTGAAGCCAGCGAGCTTGAATGCGTTTGACATAATCTCCCTCTCCAAAGGTTTTGATCTCTCTGGCCTATTTGAGAAGGACCAAGAGCAGAAGTCGAACTCGCGGTTCATGACCCAAAAACCCGCATCAGCAATAGTGTCAAAGCTGGAGCAGATAGCTGAGACAGAGTCCTTCAAGGTGAAGAAGCAGGACGGACTGGTGACGCTGCAGGGATCCAAAGAAGGGAGGAAGGGGCAGCTTGCGATTGATGCGGAGATCTTTGAAGTGACTCCATCCTTCTATGTTGTTGAGGTGAAGAAGTCGGCAGGAGACACATTGGAGTACGAACGGTTCTGCAAAAAGGGCCTACGGCCTTCTCTCAAGGACATCTGCTGGAACGGTCCGTCAGAGGAAAAGCTTCCATCAGTATCGGAGTCAGTACCTCCAACTCCGTCCTCCAAGTCGACCAAAAGAAATGGCATTTAAGTGTGATATCTTCTGAGATGCAATTACAATCTATTCTCCTCTCTCTTTCTTCCCTCCTCAAAGAGCTGAGACTTTGCTCACTTGAGCATCAAGCTTTAGGGCTCTTTGTTAATCTTTTTTACAGTTTCCAATTTGTGGTAGCAATTGTAGTATATGGTTCTCCTGTTCTGTTCACCAATAGAAGCACAAAAGGTGACAGTAACACTCTTACAGTGTTGCTTTGGGACAAGCATACCATCACCTGCAAAAAAGATCTTGTAAGAGCCAAAGCTATTATAGGATGATTAGAACTTCATAAATCACCATGGCAGATAGCATAGAACAGATTCCTCATATTCCTGGTATGTTGTCTTGCGACTTGAGTATATCCTACTTGTTATGAAGTTCTAAGTAAAATACAGATGCATTAAACAAGTAGCACGGATTTGATGGAGTGCAGAAATAAAATTCTGAAGTTTCCAACAATTATTTATTTACGTGTTATACCGAAATATACTAAAGCAGAAATAAATCACGGGACCAATATTATATATAACCTGTTAACCACCAGAGTTGCTCATACAAAATAATCAACCTCTTCACTTGGTGATGTCACAAATGCATGCATCTACCAGAAACGAATGATTCTGGTCAAGCAACTTAGGATAAGAAATCTTCAGCAGAAACAAGCCACAATCAACTTACATATATATCAAAATCATGTGAAATATACAAAGTGACATCAGCAGAAGTCAAAGAAGCAGAGAGCTTTATCTTTGTTGTCCATACATGGAAAATATGAAATCACGGTCTTATGATGGCATTATTGACTTATTGTTCTAATTGAGTAAACATTATCAAACCAGTTGACATAAAAAAAAaacttcaaatgaaatttgaacaaCATAGTTGATGACCTTTCACCCACCCAAACTTCTTGATATAACTTTATTTGCGACAGATCCAAACCAGGAAAGAACCTTGAATCAAACTTGACAGAGGCGGATTGTATTGGAGAAGTCCACAGGGTAAATCAAGAATTAGATGGTTTATAAAGAGCCCTTTTGCGAACCTGAAGACATAATACTCTTATGTATTTGAAAACTGCCAACATATCACCTACTCAAGCAGTTACACTAACAATTATTCATAGCCATTAAAAAAAATCTCCATGTTACCATCAAATCTGCCGTGGTCACTGAAATCACATAGAAAGCAAGAACAATACCATGGCTTCTGGAATGCTATAGCACAGATGTTATCAAGGAAGTGGATAATGTCCATACTAAAATCAAGAGTGTCCCAAGACCTGGTCTAGAAGGAAACctacatggtaaacacacaaacaTTTAGCTGTCTAGTTGCTATAAAGAAGAGTTTTTCCATCGACTTTAAATTCACCCTAGTTGCTGCAAGAATCTGATAGAGCAACAACAAGAACCTAAGGATCCTAAAAATCCCTTGCAGCATGAAATAAATGTAGTTTTCTCCATTGTAAGATCAATTCACAGAACCCTTAACTGCAAATCAAGAATCCCTAATTGCATATGCTTATAGTACTTGGCAAAAGTTGATCCTAAGCATCACATAGACAGAAAAAAAGCCCCAGAGTGTTTATATGTTACTTCAATCTGTGCATACTGTTGAAGTAAAAGAGAAAAACGTTTATAACTAGGAGAATGCTGCAACTCTGGTTTTACCAGTAAACTACCTATGGTTTGATGAGCGGTTCTGCCAAATTACCACATGAACATCGGACAAAACAACATTGAAAGCTTTTCTGATAGAACTAATAACATTTAAATCATCGCAATCTCACGACTCTATAGCGAACAAAAGTGTAATATTATTATTCATCAGGACACAGCTGAGCAGGTGGATTCAAGCTCGCATCATTCACAATTTCACATTGTAAAAAAAAGGATGGTCATCGATTCATGTCATCACAACACATTATACAAACAGAATAAGTGGTACTATTTTTTCCCCTTTCGCGAGTGGCAAGCAACATCGCGAGAACCCTAACCAGCAAAGACGGCCCCTCCTCCGAGGTCAGGGctttgcggcggcgacggcgctcgCGGGAGACGCGTCGGCTGCTACCAACACGGCGGAGTCGGAAGTGGCTGCGGCCGCTGCTGCCTCAGCCGCGGCGGACGCCTCCTCCTGCTTGCGCTCGTGGTCGAGATACATGTTGATGGCCTTGGTGCAGATCACTGCGGTGACAGAGGCGTTAGGCCCCGCTGGCTAAAGCATATGAGTACAGGAATGTAAAGCAGAGAGAGCAGGATGCGCACCCCCGGCGCCGATGAAGGAGAAGAAGCGGAGAACCGTGGTGGAGGCTTCGCCGGCGGCGGACATGGCGGTGGGGGGAACTGCTTTGGACTGGGCTATGATTTCCGGGCTTATTTTCTTGGTTTCCTTTTCGGGCTATGTTGTTGTTTCTGTGCGAAATACAGACATGGGCCATGACATGTATAGTCAGCATTTCGCTTCAACAACTTCTAAATGAGCTGGCAACTAGCACACGGCCCATTAACAGATACTCCTACATTATTATATGTTGAAATTATGTTTTTCATTTAACATGCTCTAGAAACCATGTTAAGatataaagaaaaaaaatcatacattgcaaaaaaaatggaaaaagtttCATGGACTAGGATGTAATAAATGTTCACATATTTGAGATGAAGTTTTAtctcatgtatttaaaaatgttcttGTATACAATAAAAtattcatgtatttgaaaaaggCCCATTTGTTGAAAAGAGTTATTTGTGCATGTATGAATATATGTTAATATTATTTTAAGAAGATCATGTATGCCACCATAAAAAGCAAAAATTAAA from Triticum aestivum cultivar Chinese Spring chromosome 3B, IWGSC CS RefSeq v2.1, whole genome shotgun sequence includes these protein-coding regions:
- the LOC123069263 gene encoding uncharacterized protein; the encoded protein is MSAAGEASTTVLRFFSFIGAGVICTKAINMYLDHERKQEEASAAAEAAAAAATSDSAVLVAADASPASAVAAAKP
- the LOC123069261 gene encoding CBL-interacting protein kinase 5 produces the protein MERKSTILMNRYELGRMLGQGTFAKVYHARSLATNQSVAIKVIDKEKVLRVGMIDQIKREISIMRLVRHPNIVQLHEVMASKSKIYFAMEYVRGGELFARVAKGRLKEDAARKYFQQLIGAVDFCHSRDVYHRDLKPENLLVDEHGNLKVSDFGLSALKECQKQDGLLHTTCGTPAYVAPEIINKKGYDGEKADIWSCGVILFVLLAGYLPFQDSNLMEMYRKISKGDVRYPQWFSSDARKILSRLLDPNPNTRITMDKLIEHPWFKKGYKPAVTLATPRASKDLNDVQAAFSTDRKDGEGNRAQQPNSPLKPASLNAFDIISLSKGFDLSGLFEKDQEQKSNSRFMTQKPASAIVSKLEQIAETESFKVKKQDGLVTLQGSKEGRKGQLAIDAEIFEVTPSFYVVEVKKSAGDTLEYERFCKKGLRPSLKDICWNGPSEEKLPSVSESVPPTPSSKSTKRNGI